ACGTGTTCGGCAGCCTCATCTGGGGCAAGAAGGCTCCGCGTAACCCGTGGAACTCCAACGGGTTGGAGTGGGTCGCACCGTCGCCGCCGCCACACGGGAACTTCGAAGAGATCCCGCTCGTTTACCGGGGGCCCTACGAATACAGTTCTCCGGAACGGACCGACCAGGACTACTGGCCGCAGACAGAACGTGAAATCGTCAGTTCGTCTTCAGCGACGACCGCCTAGAATGATGGGATCGCCCGCAAACACGGAATCCTCGCGGGCAGAAAGTCAATCATGAGTACCGACGTCAAAACCCCCAGCCACTGGATCCATGTCTTCGCCGTCGTCACGACGGCGCTGGCACTGCTTCCGATCGTGCTGGGCGCCATGACGACGACTGCAAACGCGGGCATGGCCTTCCCGAACTGGCCCGGCTCCGATGAATACAGCATGCTCAGCTATCCCTGGCTCTCACTGCTGCAGGATATGGGGACCAACCGCGAGAGTTGGGACAAGTTTCTGGAACATGGGCACCGTCTGGCGGGCGTGGTAATCGGCATCGCCTCGATCATCCTGGCCGTTCTCTGCCTGACGAAGAAGTCGACCCGCACACTCGCCTGGCTCGGTCCGATCGTGTTGCTGGCTGTGATCGGCCAGGGGCTCATCGGCGGCTTCCGCGTGCTCGAACGGATGCCCGAACTGGCGATGCTGCATGGGCTGTTCGCTTCGATCGTCTTTTCGATGATGGCCGTGACGGCGACGATCGCCTCGCCCCGCTGGTACAACACCGAACAACTGCAGACGGACCGTTCGCTCAAGGGGGCGAAGATCGCCTCGACGTTCTTCTTCTGTTACCTCATCGTTCAGTATGCACTCGGCGGCATTATCCGCCATCCGGTCGGCGTTTCGCGTTCCCCCATTCACGAACACCTCGGACTGGGCCTGCTGGCTCTGGTTGTCGTGGCTGTTGTCAGCTGGATGATGTTCCGCACCAAAGTGAGCTGGTTGAAGCGAGGCATGCTGCTCGTGCTGTTTCTTGTCGGGCTGCAGGTCTTCCTGGGACTGTTCGCCTACGCCATGAAGTTTGGCGTTCCCTCAATGGGAATCGTGGCCGTCGCCGAGTCGACCGGTCAGATTCTGTCCCGCACGTTCCACATGATTACGGGCGTGCTGGTTGTTGGCTCCACAGCCGTGTTGACCGCCCGCACGTATCGCGTGGCCCGGGTCCAGCGGCCTCAGGCGTCGACAACCTGAAGCGTTTCCAGCAGTCAGTGGGTGCCCCGCGACCGGGGCGGCCCTTCGTGAAGTTTTTAATCGATTCGAGACGTTCATCATCCGCCCGGATGATGCTTAGAGGTCGAAGTTCGACCTGGTTAATCAGGAGTTTATCGTGAGTCAGATTCCGACTCCCCCACAGATGCCGGTCGAGGCGATTGCCGTTCCTGCATGGAAGGCCAAGCTGACCGACTACGTCGAGCTCTCGAAGCTGCGAATTTCGATCATGGTGCTGGCCACCGTGACAGTCGGTTACCTGCTCGGCTCCCGGGGTGATTTTCAGATTATTACGCTCCTGAATGCCCTGTGTGGCATCGGCCTGGTCGCAGCTGCCTCGAGCATGTTCAATCAGGTTTACGAGAAGCGAACCGACGCTCTCATGCAGCGGACACAGAATCGTCCGCTGCCCGCCGGTCGCATCACGTCGACGGAAGCGATGATCTTCGGTTCGATCTGCGGCCTGTACGGCTCGCTGCATCTGCTGCTGTTCGTCAACCCGCTGACCGCCGTGCTGACGCTGGCGACTCTGGTGATGTACGTCGGCATCTACACACCGATGAAGCGGTTCAGTTCCCTCTGCACCACCATCGGAGCCATTCCGGGAGCGCTGCCTCCGGTTCTCGGCTGGGCCGCCTCGGGACAGTCGCTGACGATGGATCCGCTCTGCCTGTTCGCGATTATGTTCGTGTGGCAGTTCCCGCACTTTTTCGCCATCGCCTGGATGTACCGTGAGCAGTACGCCCGGGCTGGCCTGTACATGCTGCCGAATCAGATCCCGGCTCGCACCGTCACCGGACTGCTGGCCGTCGCGTTTGCCGTGCTGCTGATCCCGGTGAGTCTGATGTCGTCTTACTACGGCATGACCGGCCCGGTCTATTCCGTGATTGCGACACTCCTCGGCGTAACGTACCTTGGTTACTCGATCCGATTCGCCCTGAATGAAACCCGGCCGAACGCCCGGCGTTTGCTGTTCTGCTCGCTGTTTTATCTGCCGATCATCCTGACAGCCTTCGCCTGCAGTTATCTCGGATAAATGCAAGGAGTGCCGCTGGCTCCGCCAGTGAATGTTGGACCGTCTACAGTGTCATTGAAAGCCGGACGTCGATTTCGCACAGACAGGAATGTCTGTGCCACCCTGTCGGAAGTTCCTGCTTCCTGTTGAATTGCAAATCCCACAAAGAACTTCGGACTGACCTGCATGGAATCTTCTGTAGCCGAGCATCCCGCCCCGCCTCGGATGGGCCTGCCGATTCCCAACTCCAAGCTGGCCATGTGGCTGTTTCTCGGAACCGAGATCATGTTCTTCACCGGACTGATCGGTTCCTATATCGTGCTGCGATTTGGTTCGCCGGGCTGGCCGACCGATCCGGAAGTGACGCACATCAACGTCTTTGCCGGCGGCGTGAACACGTTCGTGCTGATCTGCTCCAGCTTCCTGGTCGTCCTCGCTCACGACTCGATTCAGCGGAACAACATCCGCCGGACGCAACTTTCGCTGCTGGGTGCGTTGCTGCTTGGCTGCCTGTTCCTTGGTATCAAATCGGTAGAGTACAAAGGCAAGTTCGATCACGACATTATCCCCGGTCATATCGCTGAGAACGATGCGGCGGCGATGCTGAAAGTCACGCGAGAACTCCAGGCCGCAGCCGACGCCTGGACGAACGACCTGATGCCCGAAGGCGAAGACACGATCTTCAAGAAGCGGTCGCTCATTCAACAGAAGCTGACCGAAGCCGGCGACAATGCTCCGGAGGATCTCGTCGCCTGGCTCGATTTCGCGAATGCCATCGACAAAATTCGCGAAGAAGTCTCCGGCGGACGGGTCACACTTCACGGCGAGGACTCGCACGGCGAAGAGCCTCACGATCATTCCGAATCGCATGCCGCCGCGACACTGGAAGCCTCACTGGCTGAGCATGGCGTCGCTGGCGGACTCGACTTCCTGGAAGCCGATCCCCGGTTCGCTCCGCATCTGGAGAATGTGCACGAGCCGCATCCGATCAAGTACGGAAACCTGTTCGCCTCGACCTACTTCTTCATCACCGGCACCCATGCCGTACACGTCATCATCGGGATGTTCCTGTTTCTGACCGTGCTGATCCGCGGCCCCTGGTTGAAGCAGTCGGCAGCCACATATATCGAGAACATTGGGCTCTACTGGCACTTCGTCGACCTGGTGTGGATCTTCCTGTTCCCGCTGATTTACATTATCTGACACCGCCCGTTCGATCTGACAAAGGAATCGCACTATGCCCGCCACTGTCATCGACGGGAAAGGCCTGGCTGCTCGTCTTCGCGAACAGACCAAAGGCGAAGTCGAGAGCTTCACCAGCTCCACCGGAGTGCAGCCGCATCTGGTTGTCGTGCTCGTCGGCGAAGATCCGGCCAGCCAGGTTTACGTCCGCAATAAGGAACGCGCCTGCAAAGCCGCCGGAATGCAAAGCACTCTGCATCGGCTTCCGAATGAAACCACAACTGAAGAACTGCTCACCCTGATCGACCAGCTAAACAACGACGCCGGCGTGCACGGCATTCTCGTTCAGCTCCCGTTGCCGAAGCAGATCGATGAGCAGTCGATCCTCGACTCGGTTTCACCGCTGAAGGACGTCGACGCGTTTCATCCCGAAAACGTCGGCCGCATCGTTCAGGGACGCCCCCGCTTTCTCCCCTGCACTCCAGCTGGATGCATGCAGCTGATCGGCGAAGTCTGTGAATCGACCGCCGGCATGCATGCCGTGGTGCTCGGCCGCAGCGAGATTGTCGGCAAGCCGATGGGCCTGTTGCTGATGCAGCGTGGAGCCGATGCCACAGTGACGATCTGCCACAGTCGCACCCGCGATCTCCCCGCTCTCACGAAGCAGGCCGATATTCTCATCGCGGCGATCGGCAAGGCGAACTTCGTCACCGCCGACATGGTCAAACCGGGAGCAATTGTGATCGACGTCGGAATCAATCGGGTCGATGACAAACTTGTGGGCGATGTCGAATACGGGCCCGTCGCGGAAGTCGCCGGAGCGATCACACCGGTTCCCGGAGGCGTCGGGCCAATGACGATCGCCAACCTGCTGAAAAACACGCTGGCCGCCGCTCGCATTCAGCAGAATGCTTGAGAGTTCCCGCTGACCGGAAGTCGGTCGAGGCTTACTGGATGATCAGCTCGTCGCGCGATTTGCGTTCGGGCTGTTGCGTCGTCTCTGGTCGCGGACGAGCCCAGACCGGGGTGTCGTCATCGACTTCCGGCTCTGCAGGTCGAGGCGTCGGCAGCTCATCGTCTGGCTGGAAGAAGGGCGACGGTCGTTCCCGTTTGTCCGTCGGCTGAGCGGCCGGCATTTCGTGCGCTGTGAATGGAGCCGAGACGCTGGCATGGCCGGCTGGCTCGACCTGATTTCCGGCAGCGGTCGAGGCTTCCTGCGGCATTTTGATCGTCTGATTCTGCATCCAGGCGCCGCTTGGCTCATCGAGTTCGTACTCGGTGATCGCCTTCGGCTTATCCCGCAACGAACGTTTGGCAATGCTGTCCGAAGGAAGCAGCTGTTTCGGCCCCAGTTCATGAACCGGATACTCGGCCATCTGCGGGATGTCCCAGATCGCGGAGGGCATATGCGGCGGATTGATCTCGACGCCGTTTAACGACAGCGTCATTTGCATGTCCTGCTGTTCCCAGCGGAGCGAGATCTTATGCGGCAGTCGCGCGGTCGTGTTCGGAAACTCTTTGTAGTTCGACAGCTCGGCGCTGGCGATTAACCGGTGCTCCGCATCGTAAAGTTCATGCCCGGTCACTTCGGCTTTCCGCAGATCAATCGTCGAGATCTTGCGGACCGTCACCCCACTCTCGTTGGTGTGGTGACTGACCAGTTTCACGGTGTAAGGTTGATCGGGATTGCGAACAAGCTCGGCCTTCGAGGCATCGATCGGCTTGACGCAAAGCACTTCCATCAGCCATTCCGGCTGCACGGGCACCGGGAAGTCCCGCTGGACCGCGGTCAGATTCTCATGACTGACCGAGAGGATCGCCTTGGGCTCGGCCTGCCGCATCCAGAACCAGATGCCGCTGTTGTTCGAGCCGAGGTCAAGTTCAGGGCCGGCCAGTCCGCTGGACACCGTCAGCCGCAGATGATTCGGCTCCTCAACGGCAACCATGGCTTTCAGTGGGACGAGAATCCCACTCACGTTGACCTGAGCGGATGTCGCCCGCCAGGCGTGAATGGGCACCAGCGATTCGTTGACCTGAGTCACGATCTGATCTTTGGTGGCCTCGGGAGCAATTTTCGACGAGCGGTGCAGCATCGAGGTCCACTGGGATCGAACACCCCATGACGACGTGCCACAGCCGGGCAGCACGCAGGCGCACAGCAGCAGCATGCAGCAGAACAGTTTCTCTGCCTGAGCTGTGCGTTTCGTCACCGCGGCCTCCTTGCCCTGAATGCGACTGGCATCGACAACGATATCGGTCGCTGGATCTGTCACCGCAGCGTTACGCCGCGCGTCGCAGCGGTTCCTGTCCCAGTGTATGGATCTCGGACTGCAGCCGCGACATTTCGACCTGGCTCAGTTCTTCTTCGGGAATTTCGAAAGCCCCTTCACCCTGAGCTCCTTGAAGCTGCATCATCTGTCGACCTTCCACTTCCAGAGTCGACTCGTGCAACAGACGTCGCTTGCGAATCAACAGCAGGGCGAGCACATAACGAAGCTTCTTCTGATAGTCGTTGGCCTGCTCGCAGTACTGGGCGAACAGATCGAACAGGCGATCGAGATCCAGATAGCCTTTAGGCTTCGACTCCGGCTGAGGAACTTCCGTCCGCCACACGCCCACGGCTCCTTCCGGCACACCGGACCAGGCTTCCGAGGCAAAATCGAGACGCTCATAGCGCCCGTCCTGTTCGATCAGCACCGAATAGCACAGATCGCCCGGCACAAGGGGTTCGCCAGAGGCGGCACAGGTTTTGGATAGTGGCTTCAATGAGTATTCCATGGCGCACATACCATTTGTGAAGGAGTCGAGAGGACTGGATCTGGTCGGTTTGAGGGGATGAAACTGTATCTCAACTCCGCAGAATGGGTAAACCCCGAAACCATCGCCCGTTCGTTGTAAAAACTGCAAAAACGACGGTGCCGCCTCCGTCCGAACGACGTGAATTCGGACAAAGTACGACGGATGATTCGGATTCTGCCGAGGAGAACTGCCGCAACCCCCACTGAGTTAGCATCGGCTCGGCATTAGTCTCAAGCGTAGGCTGATTGAATCAGTGTCGGGAAATTCATGCGGAATCGGTACTTCTCCGGAGAGCGTTGCAAGCGGCAGAGCCGGTCCAACCCTGTGGTCTGACCAGTTGGAAGTGCTGGCGGATCTACGGGGCCATCTTGTGATGATCGTGCTCATCGGGAGCGATGCAGTGGCCACCATTTCGTACCACGATCGTCTGCACGGCCTGCTCATCGAGAGCCGTCGTCCCTTCCATCCGGTCCAGATCGACCACCACGGCGGCTTCGTCGGACCCGAGTCGCGAGTTCAGCAGATCGGTCACATCCGGCTCGCTGGTTCGACGCAGCATGACGGCGGCGAACGCCAGAAAAATGATCACGCCGCCAATGACCGTAATTGCCAGAAACGGCACCGTGGCGAGCTCAAAGGTCTGCAGAATAATCAGGCCGCCAATCAACCCCACCAGAGCCAACACCCCGAGTTGCAGCGAGACTTTCCCGGGAATCAGCGGGCGAGTCAAATCTCGGCGTCGATAAATCCGGGCACACGCTCCCATGGCTCGGGACTTCAACCCCACAGGCCCCACCCCACAAATCTGGGTCTGAGCCGCCTGGGCCTGCGAAGCGGACGGGAATACACCAACAATTGGATCTCTCATGGCTCGTCTCCTGTTCGTTCAACGAGTCCGGACTCAAATGTCCCGGACTGGAACATGAAAGGAGCACGATGTGTGCCACTCGGCTGGAAAGACCCAGCTTCAGGATTTCCCCCATTCCATCGACCGATCGTCCGCCAGATTGCCGGATGAACGTCCACCGCGGACGGGCGATCTGTCCATACACACAGAACCGCGTCCCGGCGATTAAACGCTGAGCCGCTTGCGATCGCCGATGTCGCATGGAAGCCGTCGAAGTGATAGGACCTCGTCCCGCCCACCAAGAAGTCGCGGATCACAGTCCGTACTGTCGCGGCAGAACGACGCCGCAACGGGCGATCAACTTACAGCTGCCACGAGGTCGTAAACAATCTCGGCGTCAGTGCCACCCGCTTTCACACTGATCTGGTCATTCCCCACAACGACATCGACCGAATCCTTCCAGTCCAACTCGTGCACAGCGTTCGGGTTGTTCCCTTCAAACACCTCGACCGCGGATCCGTTCTTGCCGCCATTGAAGATGCGATATACCCCCTTGGACTGCCCTTTGAAGGCTCCCAGGATAATCGTCTTTTTCACCCCGGCCGTAATCACAACCCGACCACTCCGCGAAGCATAGGTTTCTTCAGCCATTCCAGCCCTCTCGAAAGACAGTGATGAACACACAGCCAGTCATCTTGACAAGCCGTACCTTCAAGAGCAAGCATAAACACCGAAGCATGTCTTAATTCGGCGATCCCGGAAGCGAACCAAAGTTCGCTATCCGCCCAGCGGCATCGCCCGGCCCAGTCAGGATCCCTGCAGACTGGGCTTCAGTAGACGATGCCGTGATCTCGCTGCGAGCAGCCGTGACACCAGCTGCCCGACATCCAGCCGTTGGCATTCCGGGGGCGTGAACGCTGTCCTGGCCGATGGAAGTGTGCGATTCATCAGCGAGAATATCGACTCCGGTGATCCGAGTATTCCTCTTCCCGGAAGCCCTGGCGGCCCTACGTCCGGCCCGAGCCCCTACGGCGTCTGGGGAGCGCTCGGCACGATTGCTGAAGGAGAAGTGATCGGAGAATTCTGAGCGGAACCGTCCCGCGAGAAAGCCTGCTTTTCTGGGCTCCAGGCGACTGCGGCACACAAGCACAAGCCAGACAGCAATTGGATCCAGATACACCTTTTGCCTCTGCCTATAGGAAGGCATTTCAAAGGTCCCGTAGCATCGGTTCGACGTCAAACAACTGGAGCGAAAGATCGTCACCCCAACATCGAGGTCGCCTGGTGCTTTTTCTCTATGCCCACCGCAGCCGCTCACGTACGCACGGGAGTGGCACAGCCCAAGCGTAGATACCAGCATGAAGACGTTTCACGAATGGCTGAGAGAACGGCAGCAACAAGAAGGGCTGTTGCTCAACGCCGATGGTAGGCTGAAAGGGATGTCGCCTGCGAACCCGTTGCCGAGAAATTCAGCGATGAACAAGAGGTTGAGCAAAAAGCCCAAACCGCCGCCGTCTGGCGTGCCGGTGTTCAAGCCGTGGAAGCCTGCTCAACCAGCACTGGTTGTGCCTTACAAGCCTGCGCAGCCAGCGAAGATCGTGATGCAGAAGCCGACGGCCTCATTTAGCAAACCAACGCCAAAAGGCATTGCCTCTCCCACCGCCGACTTCATTTGACACCTCGTCTGCTAAAGACGAATTACCCCCCTGCTCATTCCTCTCCAGAAACGTTGTGCCCAAACCTCGAATGAACGGTTCAAATGCATCGGCCACAACAATCATGTGGTCATTCCATGACTCACCGTGTTTGAACACGGACACAAGGCCAGCCTTGCAATTCAAGAGCACTGCGTAAGGGTCGGAGTTTGCGATCAGGAGCAGGTCGCTCGGTCGTGCTCCCGAACCCCACCACGGATATTCATTTGCAGAACCATCTTGATTGTTCTCACAGAGCCAAGCCAAGAAATCTCCCGTGTTGCAAAAAGCGATTGGCCCTATTGTGAATCTACCGAAGTCGAAACGTCGTAACATCGACTCGAATTGTTCAGGAAGAACGGTATTCAACTGATGCTGGAAATGCTCAATGTCATCTTGTGTGACTTCCGAGGGTAAGAGTCGAAAGCCTGTCAACATCGGTTCAAGAGGAAGGAACTGGTCCTCCAGCCGAGTCTGAATCTCTGTAATTTCAAGCATGGAATTCACTGTAGCTCACTTTGTATGCCAGATGCCACCGGAACCAACATGTGTCTTTCCGGGAACGGGAATCGCATATCGACCGAAATCGACATGGTGATGAATGATCACGTCGCCTTTGAACGGAGCGTGTTCAGGAAAGACCTTGATCCATTCGGCGGAATGGC
This region of Rubinisphaera margarita genomic DNA includes:
- a CDS encoding COX15/CtaA family protein translates to MSTDVKTPSHWIHVFAVVTTALALLPIVLGAMTTTANAGMAFPNWPGSDEYSMLSYPWLSLLQDMGTNRESWDKFLEHGHRLAGVVIGIASIILAVLCLTKKSTRTLAWLGPIVLLAVIGQGLIGGFRVLERMPELAMLHGLFASIVFSMMAVTATIASPRWYNTEQLQTDRSLKGAKIASTFFFCYLIVQYALGGIIRHPVGVSRSPIHEHLGLGLLALVVVAVVSWMMFRTKVSWLKRGMLLVLFLVGLQVFLGLFAYAMKFGVPSMGIVAVAESTGQILSRTFHMITGVLVVGSTAVLTARTYRVARVQRPQASTT
- the cyoE gene encoding heme o synthase translates to MSQIPTPPQMPVEAIAVPAWKAKLTDYVELSKLRISIMVLATVTVGYLLGSRGDFQIITLLNALCGIGLVAAASSMFNQVYEKRTDALMQRTQNRPLPAGRITSTEAMIFGSICGLYGSLHLLLFVNPLTAVLTLATLVMYVGIYTPMKRFSSLCTTIGAIPGALPPVLGWAASGQSLTMDPLCLFAIMFVWQFPHFFAIAWMYREQYARAGLYMLPNQIPARTVTGLLAVAFAVLLIPVSLMSSYYGMTGPVYSVIATLLGVTYLGYSIRFALNETRPNARRLLFCSLFYLPIILTAFACSYLG
- a CDS encoding cytochrome c oxidase subunit 3 — encoded protein: MESSVAEHPAPPRMGLPIPNSKLAMWLFLGTEIMFFTGLIGSYIVLRFGSPGWPTDPEVTHINVFAGGVNTFVLICSSFLVVLAHDSIQRNNIRRTQLSLLGALLLGCLFLGIKSVEYKGKFDHDIIPGHIAENDAAAMLKVTRELQAAADAWTNDLMPEGEDTIFKKRSLIQQKLTEAGDNAPEDLVAWLDFANAIDKIREEVSGGRVTLHGEDSHGEEPHDHSESHAAATLEASLAEHGVAGGLDFLEADPRFAPHLENVHEPHPIKYGNLFASTYFFITGTHAVHVIIGMFLFLTVLIRGPWLKQSAATYIENIGLYWHFVDLVWIFLFPLIYII
- the folD gene encoding bifunctional methylenetetrahydrofolate dehydrogenase/methenyltetrahydrofolate cyclohydrolase FolD, with the translated sequence MPATVIDGKGLAARLREQTKGEVESFTSSTGVQPHLVVVLVGEDPASQVYVRNKERACKAAGMQSTLHRLPNETTTEELLTLIDQLNNDAGVHGILVQLPLPKQIDEQSILDSVSPLKDVDAFHPENVGRIVQGRPRFLPCTPAGCMQLIGEVCESTAGMHAVVLGRSEIVGKPMGLLLMQRGADATVTICHSRTRDLPALTKQADILIAAIGKANFVTADMVKPGAIVIDVGINRVDDKLVGDVEYGPVAEVAGAITPVPGGVGPMTIANLLKNTLAAARIQQNA
- a CDS encoding DUF1559 domain-containing protein, translated to MGFSRRCRDLAASSRDTSCPTSSRWHSGGVNAVLADGSVRFISENIDSGDPSIPLPGSPGGPTSGPSPYGVWGALGTIAEGEVIGEF
- a CDS encoding SMI1/KNR4 family protein is translated as MLEITEIQTRLEDQFLPLEPMLTGFRLLPSEVTQDDIEHFQHQLNTVLPEQFESMLRRFDFGRFTIGPIAFCNTGDFLAWLCENNQDGSANEYPWWGSGARPSDLLLIANSDPYAVLLNCKAGLVSVFKHGESWNDHMIVVADAFEPFIRGLGTTFLERNEQGGNSSLADEVSNEVGGGRGNAFWRWFAK